One Thermoplasma volcanium GSS1 genomic window carries:
- a CDS encoding extracellular solute-binding protein, with protein MERKRVIAIAVVVIAVAAIAGGVVYYHNLTAAKKPTITFSGWVSSGEEYTFDVQMVNEFNSIHSNVSVKFVPITSNYYGTLETELSSNSGPAVFYMENDILPEFVKAGYLLDLTPALSANSTYNLSGFVPEILDTFMQHGQLYAAPKDWSPLLVLFNKNIFNAEHVPYPTNYTNWNWTAMKNTLELLKANESKLPNGGKGYYPMVEGPQFARILAFMHEAGGQWINSSGTGASSNSAGLLTAIKFWYGLYSSGLSGLNSNLSAGWNGGDFASGKVGMVVTGTWTVPVLFANGSYFKNDTSSIGYAFMPYDVQNATMMFNVGLAINSHLNPTQKWIAEQFVEFFTGPSGEKTWVSKGLALPSRSAILDSSWYKTNFPIQSFAGEQFPFAYGWNYNTTNFQATETAAHNIIVDLFAGKISPTQAYYQILNETNTNLKGTSTL; from the coding sequence ATGGAAAGAAAGAGAGTCATAGCAATAGCTGTTGTAGTAATTGCAGTAGCGGCGATTGCAGGGGGAGTCGTGTACTATCATAATTTAACTGCTGCTAAGAAGCCAACAATTACGTTCTCGGGTTGGGTATCCAGTGGCGAAGAGTATACATTTGATGTCCAAATGGTGAATGAATTTAATTCCATACATAGTAACGTTTCAGTAAAATTTGTGCCAATAACAAGCAATTATTATGGTACTCTGGAGACTGAGCTTTCGTCCAATTCTGGTCCTGCTGTATTCTATATGGAAAACGATATATTACCAGAATTTGTGAAGGCAGGATACCTTTTAGATCTTACGCCTGCACTCTCTGCGAATTCAACTTACAACTTATCAGGCTTTGTTCCGGAGATATTAGATACATTCATGCAGCACGGACAGCTTTATGCAGCTCCGAAAGACTGGAGTCCACTTCTTGTACTGTTTAATAAGAACATCTTCAATGCAGAACACGTGCCTTATCCAACTAATTACACAAATTGGAATTGGACAGCCATGAAAAACACGCTAGAGCTTCTGAAGGCAAATGAGAGTAAGCTTCCAAACGGTGGGAAAGGATATTATCCAATGGTGGAAGGGCCTCAATTTGCAAGGATACTAGCCTTTATGCACGAGGCAGGAGGACAGTGGATAAACAGCAGCGGAACTGGTGCATCTTCTAATTCAGCTGGCCTTTTAACTGCGATAAAATTTTGGTATGGCCTCTATTCAAGCGGTCTCTCTGGTTTGAATAGTAATCTTAGTGCCGGTTGGAATGGAGGGGACTTCGCGTCCGGGAAGGTTGGTATGGTAGTAACAGGAACATGGACCGTTCCAGTACTATTTGCTAATGGTTCATACTTTAAGAACGATACTTCGTCTATTGGATATGCGTTTATGCCATACGATGTACAGAATGCAACAATGATGTTTAACGTGGGCCTGGCTATAAACAGCCACCTTAACCCTACACAAAAGTGGATAGCGGAACAGTTCGTTGAATTCTTTACAGGCCCATCTGGAGAAAAGACATGGGTATCAAAGGGCTTAGCATTACCCTCAAGATCAGCTATACTCGACAGTTCATGGTATAAAACCAATTTCCCTATACAAAGCTTTGCTGGAGAACAGTTCCCATTTGCGTATGGATGGAATTATAACACAACCAATTTCCAAGCCACAGAGACCGCTGCCCACAATATTATCGTAGACCTATTTGCTGGAAAAATATCACCTACCCAGGCATATTACCAGATACTAAATGAGACGAATACTAATCTAAAAGGAACTTCAACTCTCTGA
- a CDS encoding carbohydrate ABC transporter permease, whose product MVCLNTEVYQVNKIREGKKKNKSPEKMTGILFIIPLMIFISVFTFFPAIYSFVISLFHYNPFFHSIYFTGVSNYIHVVESPAFLKSLLNVLLYTAVVVTVQTFLAFVYALLFNTASKISRIARAIVFIPAVVSPVSMSIIFIWVFSDSGLVNFFLSFFGIAPHNWLFSTEFAFPAIMAMNIFTTAPYFMIIYSAGLQAIPQDVLDAAKIDGITSAFARFRYIYFPMMRFSTVLVVILGLTGAMQLFDQIYVITDGGPARSTYVPLMYIYNRTFVYIGDIGLAAAASFVLFVIIMALTITQRKVITERTW is encoded by the coding sequence GTGGTATGTTTGAATACGGAGGTATATCAAGTAAATAAGATCAGGGAAGGAAAAAAGAAAAATAAAAGCCCGGAAAAGATGACGGGCATACTATTTATAATCCCATTGATGATCTTTATATCAGTATTCACTTTTTTCCCTGCGATATATTCATTTGTAATTAGTCTGTTTCATTATAATCCATTTTTCCATTCCATATATTTTACAGGTGTTTCAAATTACATTCACGTAGTGGAGAGCCCTGCTTTCTTAAAGTCTTTGCTCAACGTGTTGTTATATACGGCCGTCGTAGTCACTGTTCAAACATTTCTAGCCTTTGTATATGCGCTTCTTTTCAATACAGCGTCTAAGATAAGCAGGATCGCAAGAGCCATTGTTTTTATCCCAGCAGTGGTTTCTCCAGTTTCAATGTCCATAATATTCATATGGGTTTTCTCAGATTCTGGATTGGTAAATTTCTTTCTATCATTTTTTGGGATAGCCCCACATAATTGGCTATTCAGCACTGAATTTGCATTTCCAGCAATAATGGCAATGAATATCTTTACTACAGCTCCTTATTTTATGATAATATATTCGGCAGGGCTTCAAGCCATACCGCAAGATGTACTTGATGCTGCAAAAATTGACGGCATAACTTCAGCCTTTGCCAGGTTCAGGTATATATATTTCCCGATGATGAGATTTTCAACAGTTCTAGTTGTTATTCTTGGCTTAACAGGAGCAATGCAGCTCTTTGATCAAATATACGTTATTACTGATGGTGGCCCAGCCAGATCCACATACGTTCCTTTAATGTACATCTATAACAGAACTTTCGTTTACATTGGGGATATTGGGCTTGCAGCGGCAGCATCGTTTGTTCTATTCGTGATAATAATGGCCCTTACGATAACACAAAGAAAGGTAATAACTGAAAGGACGTGGTGA
- a CDS encoding carbohydrate ABC transporter permease: protein MLSTGKKVYARPKRSMRPLLKKTIIYVLSIVLAMIYLLPFYWTVIKAFRNSIFANFPPNLNPLSETSLSYFLANLRTVWSFGDFPLWYFNSVFVSACVVAGSVFVGMLSGYAFAKLKFPGRNVLFYAVLATLMIPFPVISIASYVFMLDLNWLSTYQGLILPQIASALDVFIMRQYFLTIPEEMELAAKIDGLRPWQIFFSIDLPNAKPAIAAATIFSFIGSWNNFLWPLMEVHSLNMFTLPLVLNFFKGANGTQIYWNQMMTVNILTMIPTIAIFVAFERYFINGISMTFSDGR from the coding sequence ATGTTAAGCACAGGTAAGAAAGTTTATGCTAGACCAAAAAGATCGATGAGGCCGCTGTTGAAAAAAACCATAATTTACGTACTGTCTATAGTTTTGGCAATGATCTACCTCCTCCCGTTTTATTGGACTGTAATTAAAGCGTTCAGAAACAGTATCTTTGCAAATTTTCCTCCAAACTTAAATCCGCTCAGTGAGACAAGCCTATCCTACTTTCTGGCAAATCTTAGGACAGTTTGGAGTTTTGGAGACTTTCCTCTCTGGTATTTTAATAGCGTATTCGTATCGGCTTGCGTCGTTGCTGGCAGTGTATTCGTTGGCATGTTATCGGGATACGCGTTTGCGAAACTGAAGTTTCCGGGTAGGAACGTATTATTTTATGCTGTTCTTGCAACTTTGATGATCCCATTCCCCGTAATATCTATAGCATCTTATGTATTTATGCTAGACCTTAATTGGCTAAGCACGTATCAGGGTCTTATTCTTCCTCAGATAGCTTCTGCGCTGGATGTTTTCATTATGAGGCAGTATTTTCTCACGATACCTGAGGAAATGGAACTTGCAGCTAAAATTGATGGTTTGAGGCCTTGGCAAATTTTCTTTTCTATAGATCTGCCCAATGCAAAGCCAGCAATAGCTGCTGCTACGATATTTTCGTTTATAGGTTCATGGAATAATTTCTTGTGGCCTTTGATGGAAGTTCACAGCCTCAACATGTTCACGCTACCTCTTGTCCTTAACTTCTTTAAGGGTGCAAACGGGACGCAAATATACTGGAATCAGATGATGACCGTCAATATACTAACAATGATTCCAACTATAGCTATATTCGTGGCATTCGAGCGATATTTCATCAATGGCATATCCATGACTTTTTCTGATGGGAGGTAA
- a CDS encoding ABC transporter ATP-binding protein, whose product MGVRIENLTVKYGDKTVIERMNLDVKDGEFFVILGSSGSGKTTLLRSIAGLTEISGGHIYIDDIDVTDFYPSDRNIAMVFQNFALYPHMTVFDNIALNLKIKHLPRDQIKKRVEEVASLLHIEKQLKKYPKQLSGGEQQRVGIARALVRDPSVFLMDEPLSNLDAKLRREMLGELRSFHERVRKTTIYVCHDQDEAMALADRIMVLNSGEPAQIGTPDDLYIHPTNLFVASFIGNPPMNLIECDIIKDESSSEIVLNGVPITTVDHVPGDHAILGIRPEKVNISLKNGVPASFDYFINSGVNVEVHLDMNNILVRALIPREELKLNLRDLSHGDAVFIEIKPGPIYLFSKDSGNLITEVTYDSARNVEKKN is encoded by the coding sequence ATGGGTGTACGTATCGAGAACCTCACAGTTAAGTACGGCGATAAGACTGTAATTGAGAGGATGAACCTTGATGTAAAGGACGGCGAGTTCTTCGTTATACTAGGTTCTTCAGGAAGCGGTAAAACTACCCTGCTCAGAAGCATAGCTGGACTTACCGAGATATCTGGCGGCCATATATACATAGACGATATTGACGTCACTGATTTCTATCCCTCTGATAGGAACATAGCAATGGTATTCCAAAACTTTGCACTTTACCCCCATATGACTGTGTTCGACAACATTGCCCTGAATCTTAAGATAAAACACCTGCCAAGGGATCAAATAAAGAAAAGAGTAGAAGAGGTAGCAAGCTTACTCCACATAGAAAAACAACTTAAGAAATATCCAAAACAGCTCTCTGGTGGCGAGCAACAAAGAGTCGGGATAGCAAGAGCGCTTGTCCGTGATCCATCCGTCTTTTTGATGGATGAGCCGTTAAGCAACTTAGATGCAAAACTTAGGAGAGAAATGCTAGGCGAACTCAGATCATTCCATGAAAGGGTAAGAAAAACAACAATATATGTATGCCACGATCAAGACGAAGCTATGGCGCTCGCAGACAGGATTATGGTCCTAAATAGCGGAGAACCTGCCCAAATTGGGACTCCTGATGATCTTTATATACATCCAACTAACCTATTCGTGGCAAGTTTTATTGGCAATCCGCCCATGAACTTGATCGAATGCGATATCATAAAAGACGAGTCATCTTCAGAGATTGTTTTAAATGGTGTTCCAATTACTACAGTTGATCACGTGCCTGGAGATCACGCAATCCTTGGTATCAGGCCGGAGAAGGTAAACATTTCTCTTAAAAATGGTGTTCCGGCATCCTTCGATTACTTTATAAATTCAGGCGTAAATGTGGAAGTTCACTTAGATATGAATAATATTCTTGTGAGGGCACTCATTCCTAGAGAAGAACTAAAGTTGAACTTGAGAGATCTAAGTCATGGGGATGCTGTGTTTATTGAGATTAAACCTGGACCCATTTACTTGTTTTCAAAGGATTCTGGAAATCTCATTACGGAGGTAACTTATGATAGTGCCAGAAATGTCGAGAAAAAAAATTGA